Below is a genomic region from Triticum dicoccoides isolate Atlit2015 ecotype Zavitan chromosome 5A, WEW_v2.0, whole genome shotgun sequence.
GCAGTCGCAGATCTCCAGCGGTCGTATAAGTACAAGATTCTTACCTTAGTTACCGGTGACGGGCACCCTAAGCAGGTCTCACCGCCACCACGACATTTGACGTAAACATGTGTTCATGAGTTCGTTTCATTTTTTATTTGTTGTTGCTGTAATGTGCATGGCCCAAAAGAGAGAAGGCAAGTGATATATGGAGAGTGGGCATATAGAGCCTGTCCAGAAATGCATTTAGGTATTCTTTTGGTGTATCCTCAAACTTAAATCTGCAGATGTAAGTTGTTCTGTTGGTCTTATAATTACAGATTTTTGGGGAATGTCGCATACATGCTTGATTTTGGATCATGATATGATATGGTTCTCATCTAGGGCATTCTTCAGTACTGCGGGCTTGCAGATTAGTGATAGAGGTGTGTTTATTTCCTCTCTGGTGATTGATGAACAGAAACAGTCAGATAACTAGCAGCCTAAACAATTTTTTCCTTgttccttttcttttccttggtTTTATTTTTCCGCTCTTTTTTTCCGCTTGTTTTGCTTTCATTTCCTAGGTGAGAAAATATGTGAACACCTTTTTCAAAACGGGACTTAACCAAGTCTCAATCGATGCTATATTCGTAGAATTTTACGTTGAGAtccatgcaaaattttcttttctttttctttcttacaTGTTATATCATTTGACTTCGACTTGGTTAAGTCTCAATCGACTAAGACCTAAGCACACCCATTTCAAAATCACATGAGTATATTTTCTAACATATGGAAACAACCATTCTTATTTCTTTTCAAATACATTAATAAAACAAGACCATTCAGGACGCCTTTAGAGGCATGTTTTTTTTATAGAAGTCTCTAAGCACCATGCGCCACTAGGCCTCGAGTGCGAGTGGGCTAGCTTGCTCCTTGCGAGCTTAGCCAACAGGGTGACACCTTGTTCTCAAAATTGAGAATggatgtttttgaaagttttatgtgcatgaacattttttaaatatgagATGGACATTATATTTATATTTTCTATGTGCAATTTGTTTTCATTATTTGGTTGATTTTGATTTTTAACAAACTAGATAATtgcatgtgcgttgcaacggatgTAAATATTTTGTAGTATGATAGTCTATGATTCCAGATTGCCTACACAATTATTTATCAAATCGTGCCCATGTTTTACCTACCTAAATAAATTTTAGGATTTTATTTGACAATCACTTATTTGATAAGAACTTATTATCTTGTCAAAGAAAACATAAAGGTCGATAAAAAACGAGAGCGCAGGGAAATGTTCGACGGATGACAGAGGTGGATGACAGAACCTTATGTTTTTTTAAGCATGACTAGAATTGACTAAATGcgagtttttttaacacagtacagacacaaACGCTCATATAAACGCACATACGCACACTCACCGTAGGCGTCCGGAATGTCTTCTTTCACTAAAAGCGTATCGCCGGAAATCTTGAAAAAAATCcagaataaatgcgagcatcaggatttaAACCCTGATGAGCTAAGAATATCATTGTTCAcctaaccacaggttgattcgcgacTAAATGCGAGTTAATGGGCCGTCAATTACAAAATCATTCGGGCGTCGCTTCCCTTTAGGAGGCCTGTACACCGGCTTAGTCGCCGCTATTCGCtcaaagagaaagaaaaaagaaacggCTCTCCTCACTCGTCTCCGACGCCTTTGGATCTCGCCGAGCCGTCGACATCGTGCCTCCTCGCCGCCGCGAAGGTACAGCTCCTCGTCGCCCCCTTGTTCCCACCCCTCTCTCTCGTCCGCCGGCGCGCATGGGAGAGCAGGGgctgctccctcccctctccccctcATCCTCCTCCCATCTCCCCCCTCCCCTAAATCCTTCATTATTAACTTGATTTTCGGGTATGGTGCGAACAGAGGAGGGATCGCACTCCCGCACGAACGAAGGAGCCAGGGttctccgccgccgccactgcaGCCGGCCCTCCGGCGAACctccagcccgcgccgccgcctcccggagCAGCGCTCCTCTGCCGGCCCAggtactccctcctccctcctccctcctccctccttcctccccctGCATCGGCCGGATCTGCTGGCTCGCTGCAGGCCGCGCTGCCTCTATGTTGTCCTAATTGCAGTGTATGTCCTCTAAATAAAACTGCAGGCAATGACCTTCTTGTATGAATATATATGTTTACAAGTGCATGTTGTGTAAGGAAAATATGATGATTACTTCCTATCTACTCCTGCATATTGTGAGATTATACTGTGTAATGGAGTTTGCTTGGAAGGTGTTTGTGGAAGTGTTTGTATGAAAATAATTGACATTGGTGACAGCGTACATGGCCATTAGAAATGTGGAAGCGTACAGCTTAGGAGGCTTGTAAGATAATCTATTTCTTCCTGTTATTGTTATGTTGTTAACATCTTCCTGGTAAAATTGACCAATGTACAGATCACTGCTTTATGGTCAATTGCATATATAAACATATTCGCTCAGGTCCCAGAGGCATTACAGACGATTCACAGACAAATCTACAATTTCACACTTTGTCTCAACCAAACACCTTCCAGCTTTTCCACAGCAGTTTTTGTACAATCCACAGCTCAACCAAACACTGCCTTAGTTAGTTTATACGTAGTAGTTTGGATCAGATCGATGTTCCACTCCTTAATTGTGCACGACCAAATTAAATATATGGCATCAACTTGAACAACGGATTATGCATTTATTTCACTGGATATCAGCAATGGTATAGGTAGATTGTACATAAGGCAGTGGAATTAGCATTTCTTAAATTGTAGCTTTTGTATTGTTATTGTGTCCAAGTTAAAGCTATCTGTATGGACAATTTCAGTTCCAAACAAGTTAGGTGTCCAGTTCCTTGGTTAGtcgtatattttttttctttttcgaaatGGCGTATATCTTTTCTACATGTACCCAAATTTTATTTGTCGTTGATTATCTAATGTATATCTTTCTATCTACATCTGATACAGGAGTTTAGCTGTTAATTCTGCTCAGCCTTCTTGTGTGGCTATGGGGACAGTCGCAATCTACAGCCTTTTCATCATCAACAAGTCTGGCGGCCTTATATACTACAAGGTATCTTCTTGCACTTCTCTTCCTTTTCTACTTTGTAGAGAACTAGAGATAGTCTGAACAACGTGCACATCTCCCCAGGACTATGGCTCAGCGGGGAGAATGGACACCAACGACAGTTTGCGTCTGGCGAGTCTCTGGCACTCGATGCATGCTATCTCACAGCAGCTGTCCCCTACCACTGGCTGTACTGGCATTGACCTCTTACAGGCCCACAATTTCGATCTCCATTGCTTCCAATCCCTCACAGGTATTCACTTCCCTTAAGTTGTACCCACATGCTTGATAATGATAAATCGTCACCACACGCTTATACTAGTGGGTTTATGTACCTTTTGGGTTGTGGTGAATGATGTTTTAGTAGTGGATATTTTCAAGTTAAGCAGTACAAGCTGTGGTTTTATTCTTCACTTACTGGTTCACAATTGGTCCCTTAAACTTACACAAATTTGTCCATTACTTTTTCTAAATGTTCAGAATATAATCTCATGCAAATGCAAGTTATTAACAACAACACATGTGGCCTCTCCATTATCCACAGTTGTGCCTTGAGCACCATACATGCATATTGAATTAAGTGACATCATTGAATTCAGTTACTTTAGGTTGCTCTTTTATTTGCCATCTAGCAGAAACAATACTTGTCGTTCCTTGGATTTGTAGGCAGCAGCCATTTCCTTGGTGAATGATGTGCATTAGCCGTTATGTACTATTAACACACTCATGTCATCCGACTTTCAATGACTACAAATTTATTTCTGTTCATGTCATGCTAGAGCAGGCATCTGCCCACAAAACTATAAGCAGTAGCAGAACTCAGTAGATCAATCTAATTGCATCTGCTCTTGGACTTGATCCACACATAAGTACAAAGCTTCCTTCCTTGGTTGTTGGTACACGTCAATATATttactagatacatccatttttatccatttctgcgacaagtaattcgggacggagggagtactattttgatGCTTCAATCATAATAATGACGCTAGTAACTTTGCCCACTGGACTTTGTGGTTTGACCGTTTGCCATTGGCGTGGGTTCCCATCAAAGGTGCAGCGCAAACGGGCAGAAGGTTCTCAGATTAGTATAGTTTATATAAAGGGCAGCCCAGTGCacgtgtagctcccgcttgcgcatggTCTGGGAAAGGGTCCGgctactttgggtctatagtatgcagcctttccctacatttctgtaagaggctgtttccaggactctaacccgtgacctcatggtcacaaactttaccgctgcgccaaggctccccttcagatTAGGATAGTTTATATGCTTAGATAAATTTCCTTTTGATGGGAATTAGTTTCTTAGGGGCTAAGCACCATCCCTGCTGAAGAGGCAGCATGTACCCCACTTGATGAAGCAATTGAACCAGAAATAATTATAAGCTTATACCGTCCCTTGCACGATAAGGATTAGGCCTTGCTGGCAGATAGGTGagatcgagtgccctattcccggtCTTTGTATCCTTAGCAACCGCAGCACATGGCACTGTGTTCTGTAGGACTAAGAAATGAACCAGTGAAGTACTTGTATACAAGTGTGGTAATTTATATTTACTGCCAAAGAAATTGAAGTGCTGGATTGTGTTACCAATTTATTCGAATGCCAATGTGAATGTGGGGTCTATACCCAGAGCTAACTTATCCTGTTAATTTTGTCAAGTTTATTTGGTTAGGATTTGATCTACGTAGTGATTCAAGATTTTTGGAAGTGTTAtattaaaaatgatcaacatgagaAAGTAGATGTTCTAAAATTGTGACGCCCTTCAGTTTTCTTCTGTTCTCAGCTTGCGTTGCTAGTAAATGGTATGGCTCTAGTTTAAAATCAGCATACCTAAACTATGCTCTTAAATTGTGGATTCATTTCTTTACCCGTTAACCGTGTCATTTTATGCTTTGGCACTGTCTAGTTACTGACCTGGCTGGTTGCATGGCATGCTCCAGGGACCAAATTTTTCGTTGTATGCGAAACAGGCGCTCAAAATATGGAAATCCTGCTGAAAACTATATATGAGCTGTACACGGAGTTTGTTTTGAAGAACCCATTCTACGAGATGGAGATGCCAATCCGGTGTGAGCTCTTTGACCTCAACTTAGCTCATGTCATCCAGAAGGACCGTGTCGCACTTCTGAGCCGGTGAAACATGAAAGGAACATACGGAGCACAATTTCGTGTGTGTTTCTCTACCATCTTTGTATTTGGTCACATAGAACATGGTTCTTCTTGAAAGTGATTCTGGCTGGTAACATGAATGTGGTTTGCACTTTGATATCTGTAAATCTGCTATACAGTGCTGGGTTACAGCATTTCCAAGACAGACGATGTGTCTAGACTTTGACATTGCTGAGTTTGAATTTCCATGCCTCCGTGATTTGAACAAGATTATGTATTGGTGGCCATGTGGGTAAATAACCTGTATAACGGTCGGTAATACCATGAATATCAGATGTTTTATATACTGGCTGTCTTTTTGGACCATGGGAACCAGCTGTTGGCTAATTAATTTCTGGTGGTGAAACTCTATGGTCTTTATTGTTTGTGCTCTGTTTCTTCTTTCCCCCAGTGATGCGGCAGGAGCAG
It encodes:
- the LOC119303901 gene encoding trafficking protein particle complex subunit 4-like, with the translated sequence MGTVAIYSLFIINKSGGLIYYKDYGSAGRMDTNDSLRLASLWHSMHAISQQLSPTTGCTGIDLLQAHNFDLHCFQSLTGTKFFVVCETGAQNMEILLKTIYELYTEFVLKNPFYEMEMPIRCELFDLNLAHVIQKDRVALLSR